The Plasmodium knowlesi strain H genome assembly, chromosome: 10 genomic sequence TGTCCATAATTTCGCTGTCGTAAAAGTATACGCTTCCGTCAAAGGTTCCCAAGGAATAAATGaatctttcttcctttttctccttcgtttCGCAAACTTCCAACTCGTGTTTTTCGTCACTGCATTTGTGGGCGGCGTCCTCCTCCTTTGGGTCGGGACCCGCCCTGCCTTTGCTATAGTCATTTTTGTGATTTCGATCTCGTTGGTCAGTTTCGctatttttgtcattttctcCGTCTTCCATGTCATCCTCATCGTCTTCCTTGTCCTCGTTATCTTCGTTTTCATCGGCCTCCTCCTCCGTGTCTTCTTCTGGATCCTCCGCTTCGATGGCCACATCTTCGCagtcttccttttcctgctCCTCTTCATTCTTGTCAACGTTATTCGATAAGGAGTAGTCCCCTGTGGAGTCTATGAAATCCTCTTTCTCATCATCATACTGCACGTCGCTATCCGAGATGGTGCTGCTAACATCTTCACTCACGTCATCTTGCACTTGTTTGTCGTTAAACAGTAatgttttttcataattgAGTTTCATTaaatgttcataattttttaattcattaaTAAGACCCACTTGGTcgaacatttttctttttttattgacACTGTTAGATGCATCTGGATCATTTGTCTCTGAATTCATCAAATGCAGGTAGCATCGTTTGAGAATATTATGGTGTGTTCTTAACTTAAAAGTGTTATAATTAAATTTGGCTACTAGAAAATGGCTGGTTTGGGAAAAAAccgtaaaaaatgggatACTGTACCTAATGAACAAATTCTTATGATATATGTAGAAGCAGCTGAACGCTTTTATCTGGTTGGtggtttttacattttcttctgtttttgtgtttttatcatgaattttttcaatCTGTTCGAATTGAATACCACTTGGTGCTATTAGAAATTCTCCATTGGGGGAAAAATCAATGCgtctaaaaaaagaaggtaacATTTCTTCGCTTGAAAATAAGCatcttcttaattttttttcttcctcttcctctgcGCTGCcaatttcttcctcatcttcTGGTTCATTCTCTcctaattctttttcttcttttcttgcgaatattttttttttatcttcatcaTCGTAATCTTCTTCAAGATCTTCATTTTCTGCGCATGTCTCCTGCGTTTCGAGTGTTTCCTGCTGCCCCCCTTTACCTTTCTCCCTTTGTCCTTCACCTGCATcgcctttcctttcctttgcgAATTCTTCGGTCAAATCATCCGGTGCGCTCTgcatttctttcttctcgtCTCTTTTCGTTGCAGAGGTTTCATGTCTGTCTGCGCCCTTCTCGTTAAACTCATACTCATTATAGGTGATGTAAGCTGTGGACCGTTTTTCTAGTTGATCtgcttttatattttttatggaaTTTTCCAGTTTCCATGATTTCccatcgttttttttcttccatatttTGAGAGTCTGGTCAGCACTGAGGGAAGCCAGAAATTCGTTGTTCACATCAAGTGATATTCCTTGGATAATTCCAGCATGTCCTTCTAAAACCTTTACTTTACAATTCGAGTTTTTAACAAATTCTATTATGTTAATGTTATTATCCTCATTTCCTATGTATAAGGTGTCGTTATTTGACCACGTGATGCTGTTGATAACACCACTGCATCTGAATGATCCTACTATATTCCACCATTCTTTATAATCTAGAAAGCTTATGTCATATCCtagaggaatattttttggctttttgctcttttcccaaatgtataaaaatttATCTTCCCCTCCGCTAGCTAAATATCTaccatttttgttaaaacgGACACAATTTATTTCTCCGTTATGACCAATAAATCTGCTTAAGCATTTAACTATCAAATCgtcttttatatatattctccATAAGTGCACAAATTCATCTGCACCACAGGTGGCGATATTAAACTTGAtggatttctttttccctttttttgttttttttccctctccgtCTTGGCTGTCACTCTGTACATgttcttcctctcctttcAGCGTTGCAGGGGTGTGTTTTGATTGGGAAAAACTGTTACAGGAATTGGTATCACagcaattattttttttgagtgCATAGCTTTGCTCGTTCTCATCTACGCCGTTTTCATCACTATGGAGGTTCATCGTATTATGAGCGCTCCTTCCTTCGCAGTTTAGGTCCTCCCCGTTTTTGTCCTCTCCGTTTTTACCCTCCCCGTTTTTGTCCTTCTCGATTATGATTTCCCCGTTTTTGTCCTTCTCGATTATGATTTCCCCGTTTTTTTGCATGCCATTTGGATGGACGGAAGACAAGGGGGGGTTATTCCCCCCTTCCACTTCATTTTGCACTGAGAATTTTGTGTCACAGTTATTCTCTTTatcttttatatattttttaaataattcatATTTCCTGTGCAGCTTTTTGACGCTGTAGTAGTTGGGATGTGGTTGTATGTCCACAGAATAAATTCGGTCGCTCCGTTTGTTATCTTTGCTATGCCATAATATTTGGGGTAAATACACGTGTGGCATTTTTCTTATgaccaaatgggaaaaataacaaatgaaaagaaaggaaggaaatatgcaaaacgtaaaaaaatgagaaaaatatgagAAATAAATAGAGGCTGGGCGGGAGTAAATGCCTCTGTGTGAAACGTCGATGCGAAGGGGAAATTtgaaaggggaagaggaatgtgtgaagaaagaagaggagaaaaaaaaaaaaaaagaaaaaagaaactacGATAAAATAATGAGCTTAAAAATTCGATGATCGTCAGGgcagataaagaaaaaaaaaaaaaaaaaaaaaaaaaaatgggaaaaatgaagcagGCGTAGGCGGGAAGgttaatgtgaaaaataagaACGTGGGAAAATTAAACCAAGTTATCGCAAAACCTTaccaaacaaaaaaaaaaaaaagaaaaagaaaaagaaaaagaaaaaacttatttaaaaaataatttacattATTTAATTTGTGCCTATAAGCACGAAGTCATTAAagttaaggaagaaataaattttattaaaaaagtgTTACTCAATTGGGgagcatatatatttcctggAGCTTTGCACAAATGTGAAGGTACCCAGTAGCCGCTGAAGTAAATGTGTAATTTGAAATTCCTATAATGGGAACGTAGTTTTAacgtaaaaatgaaatgccgaaaatgaagaaagtgaCGTAAGCGAGGTTAATAAATtgagaggaaagaaaaaaaaaaaaaaaaaaaaagagacggAGAGGGAGAAACTAATAAAtgagagaaacaaaaaaattaatattatccatttggaaaaatgagaaaatgctTATTTACGCACACATTAAATAGCATATGTGCGCCTGTACGTATGTGTTAAAAATAGAATGGTTAAGGCGCGGATTCgcgaaaatgcaaaaatcaGAATGTACAAtgtttttcataaaaatatttaatccACAGCAATGTCtatgtttaaaaagaaagtggGAATATAGTCGTACTTATAATACAATATATTTAGctaagaggaaaaagaaaatgagtgAATTACGGAGGGGGATATGCTTACGTTCTTTGCTATACCCATGTGCCCATATATGCCTACGTTATGTGTGGAGgtacatgtgtgcacatgTTTTATATATAGTACTATGTATGGATAAATATCGAAGCACGCGGCACATATGTATCACTTTGCATTTGAAATTTTTCCCTCAATGCAGTTCATCATACTACCTTCTATTGgtatttttttcgcaaatttGAGaccatttttccaaattatatatttgGCTATACAAGAGAAGGTTAAAAGAAGCTATAAACACGGAGAGAAGAGCTGAAACAGTCGTAAGGACATTTACAAGCACGGCATTTTGCGTTTGCTTGGTTCGCGTGTGTGTACAGGGTGCGTCGTAGCGTTTTGTCATTTTGTGATGAGACACCCGTTTTTGCCATTCCTTTGTACGAATATATCTTGGCAGTAATAAGgtggagggggaaaaaagaaatgcgGAATtgtaataaaaatatcagaattagaaataaattaagcgaaagggagaaaaaaaaaaaaaaaaaaaatagaagaaaaaaaggtgtaattATAGTATCACATATGTCTTGGCACATAACCCCTATATTTAACACGTTCTCCAGTTTTTGgaaaaacgtttttttttacccatccGTTTTTAGCATACgtttctatatttttcagAATAAGTTTCTCGTGAAAATGTTACACGTATGGCGCTTTTAGAAAGTTGCCTCTAGGGTGTCTCACAAATTTGTGTAAGAAAACAAGCAGGTACATAtagtacacacatacacgtGTATGTATTCCCCTTTGgtcaaaaattttaaatgctTCCAAAAATGTTTCATGTTCCTTATCtaaaaaagtacattttttttatatggcTTCATCGAGTGACACgaggcaaaagaaaaagtgtatTACATCTAATTAAAAGCgctaggaaaaaaaaaaaaaaaaaaaaaaaaagtgcacacatgtatatgcgtcAGCAAATTTTATTATGACCCTCTTTTTGAGGCATTTCAAAAACTGTAAGGTGTTAGCTGCACAAATATCTTATCggtaattttatatatattttttatgggactttcttcctttaattttataCCTATGTATTATGGGTTGTTGATGTTTATTCCTACAAAACTTACATATGGGTGAAAGgaatttataaaaagaaaaaaaaaaaaaggtacaaacAAGGCAGCAGAGAAGGATATATATTGTCTAATTGTTTCGAAAcatatacaaaatatatacacagcGTACACCGATATGAAAGAAAGGGATAcatttaaaaggaagaaatacaatTTTCACTCCCTGAACCTGCGGAACGGGTCGACATCCAAAGGTGTTCCCAAGAGCAAAAGAATGCACACAAATTTAGGCACAAAAAATACCACTGCTATTTATAATCTTCTGAATTGAGTAATCAATATATTGTTTCAgttgttctctttttcctttttcccatttgggtGCGCGTTGAATCTAGGATGGTAGAGGACAAATAGGCAATGTCATATATTCTCTTTACAGCTTAAATAAACGTTTACTGGAAAACGAAATGGCGGTGGAACATACTTTCAGCGTGGGCATGtgaatatacaaatatagGTACCTTTTCCCGTTGTACTGGTGCTACTGGAATGTAGAAACTTGCGGGAGGTTCATCAAAATGCAGGCGATGAACAAAGTAGAGCTATATTTAgtaaaaattgttttattcattttgatgaacatttttattttgagaGAACAGCTAAACCTTCATGGACAATTCGACAATATAGGAGAATGTTGagtccttaatttttttaacataaagaataaagtGTCCAGTGCATAgaggggaggaggaaggaataaaacaaAGTTCACCCATCTGCGCACTGAACAATTTATAAACTAGGGCGTAATGATGAATAGGCATTCGCATTACCGTTGTGCGGAAGAACAAGAACAAACTACAATTTGAATAAAGCATAATAGGGTTCTACCACGTTTAACTAATATCAAAGGAagaatttcccccttttttttttttttaaacacatattttaaattggcaaaaaaatgaaggaagaagaaaattcgtCCAGTTATTTTAACTTTCTATGGCGCGCTCTTCATGTGTCCAAAAAGTACAACCTAAAATTTCAAAGAAGATTATATGAAGAGCTTTTACACACCCATTGCTACGGACAGGGGGAAAACACTGTTATCATTCCTGAGGAATCTTATTTAAATTATGGCGACTTAAACATGTTATATGAatatacaaaaagaaaatgccaAGATGATAACTGTGAAAATGTTGTAAAATATGGATATATCTATGCTTGCTATaaattgaagaaggaaaaaaggaaagttatTCTGCTAATGCTTCTGGATGAAGAGTACATAAAATACAAATGCAAGCAGGAGGTTCATGAAAagtacgaaaaaaagaatataaaattttatgaaaataaCTTCTACGACGTGAAAAAGCTTCCAGGCCATAGTGTTGGATATTACATTATGGGGAAGTTGTATGAAAAGGAAGCTAAGAATGAGTGGTTTAATGAtacgaaaaagaagaaattaataGATATAGCAttttattgttattatttgTGTTTTAAATCATGccctcttttattttgcgCATTTAAGAAGCTACTAAAGCTGCATGGAAACTTTTATTCTAATGCTATGTTCACGGAAGAAGTAGAGAAGTTTTCGAAAGTGTATAATTTTGGAGTTCTTTTTTACCAGTCGTGGGGTGTGTGTAGCGGggtggaagaggaagaagaagaagcggatgaggacgatgatgatggtagtgatgatgaggaggaggaggaatacGGCGCGCACGATGAAGAAGGGTATagcgaggaggaagaagatgagtACGGTGAGGAGGATCTGGGCGAGTgcgaggggggggaagaaatgGATGCGTATGACGAAGAGGACACAGAAGAGTTTGAGGTAGAGAATGCAGATATGCACATGACGAAAAATGCTGATTCCCATTGTGATGAGAAAAGATCGTTCCATAAGGATAAGAGTACCAATTGGCATGACACCATTTTCGAAGAGTTAGAATTCGGAAAGGATACAAAATCCATAGATGTGAAGAGCGCGGAGTTTATTCTATCATTAataggagaagaagaaatgaacaagTCTTTTTCACAGTGGGAAAATATGTtcgaaggggaaataaatatGATCGCAGGCGACAAAGGAACTGAGTACATTTCAAACAAAGCAATAATAAATTTATCAACATTAGGAAAATTGTATTATCACTTTtatgtaaataattttaGAAAATGCTTAAGGTTAATAGAGGAGTGGGAAGACAGACCAATTTTTAGTACATGCATTTTTTACCTTAAAGGATTATG encodes the following:
- a CDS encoding chromatin assembly factor 1 subunit A, putative, whose translation is MPHVYLPQILWHSKDNKRSDRIYSVDIQPHPNYYSVKKLHRKYELFKKYIKDKENNCDTKFSVQNEVEGGNNPPLSSVHPNGMQKNGEIIIEKDKNGEIIIEKDKNGEGKNGEDKNGEDLNCEGRSAHNTMNLHSDENGVDENEQSYALKKNNCCDTNSCNSFSQSKHTPATLKGEEEHVQSDSQDGEGKKTKKGKKKSIKFNIATCGADEFVHLWRIYIKDDLIVKCLSRFIGHNGEINCVRFNKNGRYLASGGEDKFLYIWEKSKKPKNIPLGYDISFLDYKEWWNIVGSFRCSGVINSITWSNNDTLYIGNEDNNINIIEFVKNSNCKVKVLEGHAGIIQGISLDVNNEFLASLSADQTLKIWKKKNDGKSWKLENSIKNIKADQLEKRSTAYITYNEYEFNEKGADRHETSATKRDEKKEMQSAPDDLTEEFAKERKGDAGEGQREKGKGGQQETLETQETCAENEDLEEDYDDEDKKKIFARKEEKELGENEPEDEEEIGSAEEEEEKKLRRCLFSSEEMLPSFFRRIDFSPNGEFLIAPSGIQFEQIEKIHDKNTKTEENVKTTNQIKAFSCFYIYHKNLFIRYSIPFFTVFSQTSHFLVAKFNYNTFKLRTHHNILKRCYLHLMNSETNDPDASNSVNKKRKMFDQVGLINELKNYEHLMKLNYEKTLLFNDKQVQDDVSEDVSSTISDSDVQYDDEKEDFIDSTGDYSLSNNVDKNEEEQEKEDCEDVAIEAEDPEEDTEEEADENEDNEDKEDDEDDMEDGENDKNSETDQRDRNHKNDYSKGRAGPDPKEEDAAHKCSDEKHELEVCETKEKKEERFIYSLGTFDGSVYFYDSEIMDTPISIVKNIHLCPITDISWNNLGNICACSSSDGYVSFYYFDNNELGNVKAYNNYYFDKKCNDLIFDEHYFENTFYDEIDFFNKDQLNDYTSSEDEYEESNLSINKEETKVRRINLVVGNAANFVLEQNTKK
- a CDS encoding anaphase-promoting complex subunit 3, putative — its product is MKEEENSSSYFNFLWRALHVSKKYNLKFQRRLYEELLHTHCYGQGENTVIIPEESYLNYGDLNMLYEYTKRKCQDDNCENVVKYGYIYACYKLKKEKRKVILLMLLDEEYIKYKCKQEVHEKYEKKNIKFYENNFYDVKKLPGHSVGYYIMGKLYEKEAKNEWFNDTKKKKLIDIAFYCYYLCFKSCPLLFCAFKKLLKLHGNFYSNAMFTEEVEKFSKVYNFGVLFYQSWGVCSGVEEEEEEADEDDDDGSDDEEEEEYGAHDEEGYSEEEEDEYGEEDLGECEGGEEMDAYDEEDTEEFEVENADMHMTKNADSHCDEKRSFHKDKSTNWHDTIFEELEFGKDTKSIDVKSAEFILSLIGEEEMNKSFSQWENMFEGEINMIAGDKGTEYISNKAIINLSTLGKLYYHFYVNNFRKCLRLIEEWEDRPIFSTCIFYLKGLCHFLLRNYEQAIIFFEKIHDIECFYTKHLPFLSTCYWYKGDIDKIEHILMSYEKKEVNEDFLCLIGNYFSLKKNKRAALYFFRKAMKKNKFYEYAYILYSCEMKLLGNMRKAALALSKCLQINTCNFKVHLLLSVILFQERNYELANVHLSLCLKINSSDALVCMYCASIYNHQEKYETALLCLEHAQKNAYEGIDLFIMQGVIFLKMKRNEDALSSFSKAQKMNPLCSYVKVLIAFTLMLEKKFEKSEVAIKELILQEENDVNLNFLKDIYECCNLKTVPNERTLNKLELFLREGSFLESFGMIDNANQR